The Urocitellus parryii isolate mUroPar1 chromosome 6, mUroPar1.hap1, whole genome shotgun sequence genome includes a window with the following:
- the Trmt61a gene encoding tRNA (adenine(58)-N(1))-methyltransferase catalytic subunit TRMT61A yields MSFVAYEELIKEGDTAILSLGHGSMVAVRVQRGAQTQTRHGVLRHSVDLIGRPFGSKVICSRGGWVYVLHPTPELWTLNLPHRTQILYSTDIALLTMMLELRPGSVVCESGTGSGSVSHAIIRSIAPTGHLHTVEFHQQRADKAREEFQEHRVGHWVTVRTQDVCRSGFGVSHVADAVFLDIPSPWEAVGHAWDALKVEGGRFCSFSPCIEQVQRTCQALAARGFTELSTLEVLPQVYNVRTVSLPLPDLGANDPQASTGTPANPDASPFRSGTPMKEAVGHTGYLTFATKSPG; encoded by the exons ATGAGCTTCGTGGCCTATGAAGAGCTGATCAAAGAGGGTGACACAGCCATCCTGTCACTGGGTCATGGCTCAATGGTGGCAGTGCGTGTGCAGCGAGGGGCACAGACCCAGACCCGGCACGGTGTCTTGCGGCATTCAGTCGACCTCATTGGCCGTCCCTTTGGCTCCAAAGTGATCTGCAGCCGAGGTGGCTGGGTGTATGTGCTTCACCCCACACCTGAACTCTGGACTCTGAACTTACCACATCGCACACAAATCCTCTACTCCACTGACATCGCCCTGCTCACTATGATGCTGGAGCTGCGGCCTGGCTCTGTGGTCTGCGAGTCTG GCACTGGTAGTGGTTCTGTGTCCCATGCCATCATCCGCAGCATTGCCCCCACAGGCCACCTGCACACAGTGGAGTTTCATCAGCAGCGGGCAGACAAAGCCAGGGAGGAGTTCCAGGAGCATCGAGTGGGCCACTGGGTGACAGTGCGCACCCAGGATGTGTGCCGCAGTGGCTTTGGTGTGAGCCACGTGGCTGATGCTGTCTTCTTGGACATCCCATCACCCTGGGAGGCTGTGGGCCATGCCTGGGATGCCCTCAAGGTTGAAG gtGGGCGTTTCTGTTCCTTCTCACCGTGCATTGAGCAGGTGCAGCGCACATGCCAGGCGCTGGCAGCCCGCGGCTTCACGGAGCTGAGCACCCTGGAGGTGCTGCCACAGGTCTACAATGTGCGCACTGTCAGCCTGCCCCTGCCTGACCTAGGAGCCAACGACCCACAGGCCAGCACAGGCACTCCTGCCAATCCTGATGCCAGCCCCTTCCGCAGCGGCACACCCATGAAGGAGGCTGTCGGCCACACAGGCTACCTGACTTTCGCCACCAAGTCCCCAGGCTAA
- the Bag5 gene encoding BAG family molecular chaperone regulator 5 — protein sequence MDMGNQHPSIIRLQEIQKEVKSIEQQVIGFSGLSDDKNYKKLERILTKQLFEIDSVDTEGKGDIQQARKRAAQETERLLKELEQNANHPHRIEIQNIFKEAQALVKEKIVPFYSGGNCVTDEFEEGLQDIILRLTHVKTGGKISLRKARYHTLTKICAVQEIIEDCMKKQPSLPLSEDAHPSVAKINSVMCEVNKARGTLIALLMGVDSTETCRHLSCVLSGLIADLDALDVCGRTEIRNYRREVVEDINKLLKYLDLEEEADTTYAFDLGQNHSILKIEKVLKRMREIKNELLQPQSPPELYLSSKTELQGLIGQLDEVSLEKNPCIREARRRAVIEVQTLITYVDLKEALEKRKLFACEEHPSHKAVWNVLGNLSEIQGEVLSFDGNRSDKNYIRLEELLTKQLLALDAVDPQGEEKCKAARKQAVKLAQNILSYLDLKSDEWEY from the coding sequence ATGGATATGGGAAACCAACATCCTTCTATTATTAGGCTTCAGGAAATCCAAAAGGAAGTAAAAAGCATAGAACAGCAAGTAATCGGCTTCAGTGGTCTGTCAGATGACAAGAATTATAAGAAACTGGAGAGGATTCTAACAAAACAACTCTTTGAAATAGATTCTGTGGatacagaaggaaaaggagacatTCAGCAGGCTAGGAAGAGGGCAGCACAGGAGACAGAACGCCTTCTCAAAGAGTTGGAGCAGAATGCAAACCACCCACACCGGATCGAAATACAGAACATCTTTAAGGAAGCCCAAGCCCTTGTAAAAGAGAAGATCGTGCCTTTTTACAGCGGAGGCAACTGTGTGACTGATGAATTTGAGGAAGGCCTCCAGGATATCATTCTGAGGCTGACACATGTTAAAACTGGAGGGAAGATCTCTTTACGGAAAGCAAGGTATCATACTCTAACCAAAATCTGTGCTGTGCAAGAGATTATTGAAGACTGCATGAAAAAGCAGCCTTCCCTGCCGCTTTCTGAGGATGCACATCCTTCTGTCGCCAAAATCAACTCTGTGATGTGCGAAGTGAACAAGGCCAGAGGCACTCTGATTGCACTTCTGATGGGAGTGGACAGTACTGAGACTTGCAGGCACTTATCATGTGTGCTCTCAGGCTTGATTGCTGATCTGGATGCTTTAGATGTGTGTGGGCGTACAGAAATCAGAAATTATCGGAGGGAGGTAGTCGAAGATATCAACAAATTATTGAAGTATTTGGATTTAGAAGAGGAAGCTGATACTACGTATGCATTTGACCTGGGTCAGAACCattccattttgaaaatagaaaaggtCCTCAAGAggatgagagaaataaaaaatgaacttctCCAACCTCAGAGTCCTCCTGAATTGTACCTGAGCTCCAAGACAGAACTGCAGGGTTTGATTGGACAGCTGGATGAGGTGAGTCTTGAAAAAAATCCCTGCATCCGGGAAGCCAGGAGAAGAGCGGTGATTGAAGTGCAAACTCTGATTACGTATGTTGACCTAAAGGAAGCCCTTGAAAAAAGGAAGCTATTTGCTTGTGAGGAGCACCCATCACATAAGGCGGTCTGGAATGTTCTTGGAAACCTGTCGGAGATCCAGGGGGAAGTCCTCTCCTTTGATGGAAATCGATCCGATAAGAACTACATCAGGCTGGAGGAGCTGCTGACCAAGCAGTTGCTGGCCCTGGATGCTGTGGACCCACAGGGAGAAGAGAAGTGTAAGGCTGCCAGGAAACAGGCTGTGAAGCTCGCCCAGAACATCCTCAGCTATCTCGACCTGAAATCTGATGAGTGGGAGTACTAA